A DNA window from Halococcus salsus contains the following coding sequences:
- a CDS encoding HAD family hydrolase, translated as MSEYDAVVFDSDGILVAPPRRERQVAAARAAFDDLGIGDVDRETLAGLVTDPNADRIGELAAAYDVDPEAVWNARERHDERTQERAFEDGSRTTYDDVHAIGDIAATRGVVSNNHHATIAFVLDHFDLDHLFETYYGRENGIENLARRKPNPHYLERALADLDAVDDRVLYVGDSETDVMAADRADVDSAFVRRPHREELSLSVSPTYEVADLHAVRRIANGR; from the coding sequence GTGAGCGAATACGATGCGGTGGTGTTCGACAGCGACGGGATCCTCGTCGCGCCGCCCCGACGCGAGCGCCAGGTCGCGGCGGCGCGGGCGGCGTTCGACGACCTCGGGATAGGTGACGTCGACCGCGAGACGCTCGCGGGGCTCGTCACCGACCCGAACGCCGACCGGATCGGCGAGCTTGCGGCGGCCTACGACGTCGACCCCGAGGCGGTCTGGAACGCCCGCGAGCGCCACGACGAGCGCACCCAGGAGCGCGCCTTCGAGGACGGGTCGCGGACGACCTACGACGACGTGCACGCGATCGGCGACATCGCGGCCACGCGCGGCGTCGTGAGCAACAACCACCACGCGACGATCGCGTTCGTGCTCGACCACTTCGATCTGGATCACCTCTTCGAGACCTACTACGGCCGCGAGAACGGGATCGAGAACCTCGCGCGCCGGAAGCCGAACCCACACTACCTCGAGCGCGCGCTGGCGGACCTCGACGCGGTCGACGACCGGGTGCTCTACGTCGGCGACAGCGAGACCGACGTGATGGCCGCGGACCGGGCGGACGTCGACTCGGCGTTCGTCCGTCGCCCCCACCGCGAGGAACTGTCCCTCTCCGTCTCGCCGACCTACGAGGTCGCGGACCTCCACGCCGTGCGGCGGATCGCGAACGGTCGTTGA
- a CDS encoding endonuclease MutS2: MEFESIVGVGAKTAERLAALDDPERALSEGDVVALARAPGISTGRAAAIARAAIRDEHDDAGEFLATDRAREIYRDALSLLQERAVTDHAAHRLETLYPTGSESRVTEVREWVATAMEREPRQDVLDALDGVAPLDDPPRDRIRDRCLATADAETHAAAQDEFPELSVEVVEDTRGLADLAKGYSTVIALDEAFAGVDIAGDVQVRPDALETPEEVVPERVLSFFAHNRERLQAAARVHRATDLDSPVDLARLDEALAGLTEEGTVVGDEELDRLGRAVDDLDAAVSTAESVANDRLREAIEERDVTIEGADLLSLVEQGAGVDSLLSRELADEHAAAIDAARDHLVDSLQLDSGEAELATRAFPEEPTFPVEHDEGTVNRLREDLTAARDRRATRLKRDLATELADLRAGCDDLVGAALGRDRELAVARFADDFDCVLPEFGGHGVAIEGGRSPLLDCAFEAVEPVDYAVAGPTLLSGVNSGGKTSTLDLLALVAVLAHMGLPVPADEVRIERYEALHYQAKTQGTLDAGAFEATLREFGDLVAGGRKRLVLVDELESITEPGASAVIIAGILEALDGETTGVFVSHLAGEIREAAGFEVPVDGIEAVGLVDGELQVERSPKKDSLARSTPELIVEKLATEDATDENEVFYERLLEKFE, encoded by the coding sequence ATGGAGTTCGAATCCATTGTGGGGGTGGGTGCGAAGACCGCGGAGCGGCTCGCGGCGCTCGACGACCCCGAACGCGCCCTCAGCGAGGGCGACGTCGTGGCGCTCGCGCGCGCACCCGGCATCTCGACCGGCCGGGCGGCCGCCATCGCCCGCGCCGCCATCCGCGACGAACACGACGACGCCGGGGAGTTCCTCGCCACCGACCGCGCCCGCGAGATCTACCGCGACGCCCTCTCGCTCCTCCAGGAGCGGGCGGTGACCGACCACGCGGCCCACCGCCTCGAAACCCTCTATCCGACCGGCAGCGAGTCGCGGGTGACGGAGGTCCGCGAGTGGGTCGCGACCGCGATGGAGCGCGAGCCCCGTCAGGACGTGCTGGACGCGCTCGACGGGGTCGCACCGCTCGACGACCCACCCAGGGACCGGATCCGCGACCGCTGCCTCGCGACCGCCGACGCCGAAACCCACGCCGCCGCCCAGGACGAATTCCCCGAGCTCTCGGTCGAGGTCGTCGAGGACACCCGTGGGCTCGCCGACCTCGCCAAGGGCTACTCCACGGTGATCGCGCTCGACGAGGCCTTCGCCGGTGTCGACATCGCCGGCGACGTCCAGGTCAGACCGGACGCGCTCGAAACCCCGGAGGAAGTGGTCCCCGAGCGGGTGCTCTCCTTTTTCGCCCACAACCGCGAGCGCCTCCAGGCCGCCGCCAGGGTCCACCGCGCAACCGACCTCGATTCACCGGTGGACCTCGCGAGGCTCGACGAGGCGCTCGCGGGCCTCACCGAGGAGGGCACCGTCGTCGGCGACGAGGAGCTCGATAGGCTCGGGCGGGCGGTCGACGACCTCGACGCGGCGGTCTCCACCGCCGAGAGCGTCGCCAACGACCGGCTTCGCGAGGCGATCGAGGAGCGGGACGTCACCATCGAGGGTGCGGATCTCCTCTCGCTCGTCGAGCAGGGCGCGGGCGTGGACTCGCTGCTCTCGCGCGAGCTCGCCGACGAACACGCCGCCGCGATCGACGCCGCCCGCGACCACCTCGTGGACTCGCTGCAGCTCGACAGCGGGGAGGCCGAACTCGCCACCCGCGCGTTCCCCGAGGAGCCGACGTTCCCGGTCGAACACGACGAGGGGACCGTCAACCGCCTCCGCGAGGACCTCACCGCCGCCCGCGACCGCCGGGCGACCCGGCTGAAACGCGACCTCGCGACCGAGCTCGCCGACCTCCGGGCGGGCTGTGACGACCTCGTCGGGGCGGCGCTCGGGCGCGACCGCGAACTCGCGGTGGCGCGCTTCGCCGACGACTTCGACTGCGTCCTCCCCGAGTTCGGCGGTCACGGCGTGGCGATCGAGGGCGGGCGCTCGCCGCTGCTCGACTGCGCCTTCGAGGCGGTCGAACCCGTGGACTACGCCGTGGCGGGTCCGACGCTGCTCTCGGGGGTCAACTCCGGTGGGAAAACCTCGACCCTCGACCTCCTCGCGCTCGTCGCGGTCCTCGCCCACATGGGGCTGCCCGTACCCGCCGACGAGGTCCGGATCGAGCGCTACGAGGCGCTCCACTACCAGGCCAAGACTCAGGGCACCCTCGACGCCGGCGCGTTCGAGGCCACCCTCCGGGAGTTCGGCGACCTCGTCGCGGGCGGGCGGAAACGATTGGTCCTGGTCGACGAACTCGAGAGCATCACCGAACCCGGCGCGTCGGCGGTGATCATCGCCGGGATCCTCGAAGCGCTCGACGGCGAAACGACTGGTGTGTTCGTCTCCCACCTCGCCGGCGAGATCCGCGAGGCCGCCGGGTTCGAGGTTCCCGTGGACGGCATCGAGGCGGTCGGCCTCGTGGACGGCGAACTCCAGGTCGAGCGCTCGCCGAAGAAGGACAGCCTCGCGCGCTCGACGCCCGAGCTTATCGTCGAGAAGCTCGCGACCGAGGACGCGACGGACGAGAACGAGGTCTTCTACGAACGGCTGCTGGAGAAGTTCGAGTAG
- a CDS encoding sodium:solute symporter family protein yields the protein MVAIVQTVVFAVYMLGVLCIGIFASRYIEDTPSSFYVADKGLGTVILLFTLMSSILSSFTFFGLGAQARGTGLGVAAVFIINVVFWGPMFASFGTKVKRIGDRFDYITPAEYVRARFDSEVVPIVYIALTTLALIGYATVQIIGGGVALNILMDVPYVYAIVAMAAFMAIYIHVSGMLGVAWTDTVQGSMMFLSLIGAVVAILVIVGPGELVSGVQNVDADLFTFEGPVGSWTPLFVVTFGLGFAVASTSLPHLFQRFLAADSTRSMRRSAVLLPILGLLMSLAGIVIGVWSVGIVPDIQNPDYAIGEVFLEITGPVVSGIILSAAVAALMSTTDSLLLSLSSLIGRDIYRRHINPDASEKREVQATQVILLALIAVALVLAYIRPATIFQLGALAVVMHGPIAPTLYFTLYWDGATAEGSIASMVVGEAVVLGYFLGWIPSQYEFGLYYGFIGLVVTLVVFVAVSSVTSTYAKDLAEEILSA from the coding sequence ATGGTCGCCATCGTCCAAACGGTCGTCTTCGCGGTCTACATGCTGGGGGTGCTCTGTATCGGGATCTTCGCGTCACGCTACATCGAGGACACACCGAGCTCGTTCTACGTGGCGGACAAGGGCCTCGGCACCGTCATCCTCCTCTTCACGTTGATGTCCTCCATTTTGAGTTCGTTCACCTTCTTCGGGCTCGGCGCACAGGCGAGGGGGACCGGTCTCGGTGTGGCGGCCGTCTTCATCATCAACGTCGTCTTCTGGGGACCGATGTTCGCGTCCTTCGGGACGAAGGTGAAGCGGATCGGCGACCGATTCGACTACATCACGCCCGCCGAATACGTCCGCGCCAGGTTCGACAGCGAAGTCGTGCCCATCGTCTACATCGCGCTGACGACGCTGGCACTGATCGGGTACGCCACGGTCCAGATCATCGGCGGCGGGGTCGCGCTGAACATCCTGATGGACGTCCCGTACGTGTACGCCATCGTCGCGATGGCGGCGTTCATGGCCATCTACATCCACGTCTCCGGGATGCTCGGCGTCGCCTGGACCGACACCGTACAGGGGTCCATGATGTTCCTCAGCCTCATCGGAGCGGTCGTCGCCATCCTGGTCATCGTCGGCCCGGGGGAACTCGTGAGCGGGGTTCAGAACGTGGACGCCGACCTGTTCACGTTCGAGGGACCGGTCGGGTCGTGGACGCCGCTGTTCGTCGTCACGTTCGGTCTGGGGTTCGCGGTCGCCTCGACGAGTCTGCCCCACCTCTTCCAGCGGTTCCTGGCTGCGGACTCGACCCGTTCGATGCGACGGTCGGCGGTACTCCTCCCGATCCTCGGACTCCTCATGTCGCTGGCGGGCATCGTCATCGGTGTCTGGTCGGTCGGTATCGTCCCGGACATCCAGAACCCCGACTACGCGATCGGGGAGGTCTTCCTGGAGATCACGGGGCCGGTCGTGTCCGGGATCATCCTCTCCGCAGCCGTCGCGGCGCTGATGTCCACGACCGACTCGCTGCTGTTGTCGCTGAGTTCCCTCATCGGTCGTGACATCTATCGGCGCCACATCAACCCCGACGCGAGCGAGAAACGGGAGGTCCAAGCGACGCAGGTGATCCTCCTCGCGCTGATCGCCGTCGCCCTCGTTCTGGCGTACATCCGGCCGGCGACCATCTTCCAGCTCGGCGCGCTCGCGGTCGTCATGCACGGCCCGATAGCGCCGACGCTGTACTTCACGCTCTACTGGGACGGGGCCACCGCCGAGGGGAGTATCGCGTCGATGGTGGTCGGCGAGGCCGTCGTGCTGGGCTACTTCCTCGGTTGGATCCCGAGTCAGTACGAGTTCGGTCTCTACTACGGGTTCATCGGCCTCGTCGTCACGCTCGTCGTCTTCGTCGCCGTGAGTAGCGTCACGTCGACCTACGCGAAGGATCTGGCCGAGGAGATCCTCTCGGCGTAG
- a CDS encoding DUF7563 family protein, whose product MPECQNCGAFVTAAYARVFTPSGIDEPRVCPQCEDKIRDGAKVRQARSTRRS is encoded by the coding sequence ATGCCGGAATGCCAGAACTGTGGTGCGTTCGTGACGGCGGCCTATGCGCGAGTGTTCACCCCGAGCGGCATCGACGAACCACGTGTCTGTCCCCAGTGTGAGGACAAGATCCGCGACGGGGCGAAGGTCAGACAGGCGCGCTCGACACGGCGGAGTTAG
- the glmM gene encoding phosphoglucosamine mutase, whose product MFGTSGIRGPVGTEVTAELALALGRALGVDTDRVVVGHDPRESGSFLVDALTAGLRESGTDVLDAGLAATPTVARAVGWHDADAGVSVTASHNPAPDNGLKLWQPSGQAFTGEDQDRIAERIREGAFEPADWDDLGDRIEIDAGERHVEALREAVPIDDPPSVVVDLGNGAGGVSVAALTALGCEVETLNAQPDGAFPGRPSEPTSENCESLRALVETTDAEVGIAHDGDADRLRAATGEGAYLSGDVLLALFAREAVRESEVENPEVAAPVDTSLAVADALEPLGATVTYTRVGDGFVAERATDPDVVFGGEPSGAWIWPNQTLCPDGPLAACRLAALAAERSLDDRVAEIETYPIARESIEVADKTGVMERVAEDVDEAFEEVRTLDGVRADLDEGWFLIRASGTQPLVRITAEARSQEACTSAFEKASGFVENARRE is encoded by the coding sequence ACCGCGTCGTGGTGGGACACGATCCACGCGAGAGCGGGTCGTTTCTGGTCGACGCACTGACGGCGGGGCTGCGCGAGTCGGGTACCGACGTCCTCGACGCGGGGCTCGCCGCCACCCCGACCGTCGCGCGTGCGGTCGGGTGGCACGACGCCGACGCGGGCGTCTCGGTGACCGCGAGCCACAACCCCGCACCCGACAACGGCCTCAAGCTCTGGCAGCCCAGTGGGCAAGCCTTCACGGGCGAGGACCAGGACCGCATCGCCGAGCGCATCCGCGAGGGGGCGTTCGAGCCGGCGGACTGGGACGACCTCGGCGACCGCATCGAGATCGACGCGGGCGAGCGCCACGTCGAGGCGCTCCGCGAAGCGGTCCCGATCGACGACCCGCCCTCGGTGGTCGTCGACCTCGGGAACGGCGCGGGCGGGGTCAGCGTGGCCGCGCTCACCGCGCTCGGCTGCGAGGTCGAGACCCTCAACGCCCAGCCCGACGGCGCGTTTCCGGGTCGGCCCTCCGAACCGACGAGTGAAAACTGCGAGTCGCTCCGGGCGCTGGTCGAGACCACCGACGCAGAAGTGGGGATCGCCCACGACGGCGACGCCGACCGGCTTCGGGCCGCCACCGGCGAGGGCGCGTACCTCTCGGGCGACGTGCTCCTCGCGCTGTTCGCGCGCGAGGCGGTCCGCGAGAGCGAGGTCGAGAATCCCGAGGTCGCCGCGCCCGTCGACACCAGCCTCGCGGTCGCGGACGCGCTCGAACCCCTGGGAGCCACGGTGACCTACACGCGCGTGGGCGACGGCTTCGTCGCCGAACGGGCGACCGACCCCGACGTCGTCTTCGGTGGGGAGCCCTCCGGCGCGTGGATCTGGCCGAACCAGACGCTGTGTCCCGACGGCCCGCTCGCGGCCTGCCGGCTGGCCGCACTCGCCGCCGAGCGCTCGCTCGACGACCGGGTGGCCGAGATCGAGACCTACCCGATAGCGCGCGAGAGCATCGAGGTCGCCGACAAAACCGGAGTGATGGAACGGGTCGCCGAGGACGTCGACGAGGCGTTCGAGGAGGTGCGAACCCTCGACGGCGTCCGGGCCGACCTCGACGAGGGCTGGTTCCTGATCCGGGCGAGCGGGACCCAGCCGCTGGTTCGGATCACCGCCGAGGCTCGGAGCCAGGAGGCCTGTACGTCCGCCTTCGAGAAAGCGAGCGGGTTCGTCGAGAACGCCCGCCGAGAATGA
- a CDS encoding tRNA-binding protein encodes MGIDEPDIDPETFLSDVEMRVGEIVSVEDFPEARKDLYKLDVDFGGETRQSAAGLTRYGKDDLVGRQVVAVTNLGTVNIAGFESQCLVTGVDSAERSSASSRAQPDDDGDGGVVHLQPESEVENGSRIY; translated from the coding sequence ATGGGCATCGACGAACCCGACATCGATCCCGAAACGTTTCTCTCGGATGTCGAGATGCGCGTGGGCGAGATCGTTTCCGTCGAGGACTTCCCCGAGGCGCGAAAGGACCTCTACAAACTCGACGTCGACTTCGGTGGCGAGACCAGACAGTCGGCGGCCGGGCTGACCCGCTACGGGAAGGACGACCTCGTCGGTCGGCAGGTCGTCGCCGTGACGAACCTCGGGACGGTGAACATCGCGGGCTTCGAGAGCCAGTGTCTCGTGACCGGTGTCGACAGCGCGGAACGTAGTTCCGCGAGCAGTCGGGCGCAGCCCGACGACGACGGCGACGGTGGTGTGGTTCATCTCCAACCCGAGAGCGAGGTCGAGAACGGGTCCCGGATCTACTGA
- a CDS encoding pentapeptide repeat-containing protein, whose protein sequence is MSESTPDSVCGYTADWGSKRMLEEHGELIGPGGVCCWRSTWQDNDFCIWHTEEKRKPADELRNARSSIPERLDYAYLREVEFERDDEISFVNCNIRNSNMRDSKFINIDFSGCNLAMAELHNSKLNHSNFSGARLSSTKLLNSKLIMTDLSNANAPDCQFQKSHLGSSNLSNSNFRNTNFSDCYLANCSFRSTTLRNVDFTDAQISNAVLCKSNLEDAILKRTDIRSANFSHSRLFNAYFSAVRMNSATEFGGSTPYSDIDSLEEWDSTPTEAAIWTYRRLQSLHEEYALPNRARKFHIQKAESIKKRYWEEGRRLRWLAYAMNSILSSHGESPWRVVLVSLGTVCLWTPLYLIFGVFAVSGPPVNAQVVGIGFLSGSQVPQWLSEILLAFYYSSVTFTTLGYGDIQPVNTAAQYLSIIESFAGAFLMALLVFVLGRQTSW, encoded by the coding sequence ATGAGTGAGTCCACTCCGGACTCTGTTTGCGGCTATACAGCAGATTGGGGGAGCAAGAGGATGCTTGAAGAGCATGGTGAGCTGATCGGACCAGGAGGGGTCTGTTGTTGGCGCTCTACATGGCAAGATAATGACTTTTGCATCTGGCATACAGAGGAGAAAAGAAAGCCAGCTGATGAGCTTAGAAACGCAAGATCATCTATTCCAGAGCGCTTAGACTATGCTTATCTGCGAGAAGTCGAATTTGAAAGAGACGACGAGATATCTTTTGTTAACTGTAATATCCGCAACTCTAACATGAGAGATTCAAAATTTATAAATATTGATTTCAGTGGTTGCAATCTTGCTATGGCCGAGCTTCACAACAGTAAGTTAAACCACTCGAATTTTTCAGGTGCTAGATTATCTTCAACCAAACTATTAAATTCGAAGCTTATAATGACCGACCTCTCAAACGCAAATGCCCCAGATTGTCAATTTCAAAAATCACACCTGGGAAGTTCTAACCTCTCTAACTCTAATTTCAGAAATACCAACTTCAGCGATTGCTACTTAGCCAACTGCAGTTTCAGATCTACTACACTACGCAATGTAGATTTCACTGATGCTCAGATCTCGAATGCGGTTCTGTGCAAGTCCAACTTAGAAGATGCGATTCTAAAAAGAACTGATATTCGTAGCGCCAATTTCTCTCATTCTAGATTGTTTAACGCCTATTTCTCTGCAGTTAGGATGAATAGCGCCACCGAATTCGGTGGATCAACACCGTACTCTGATATTGATTCACTCGAAGAATGGGATTCTACACCAACAGAGGCCGCAATTTGGACCTATCGTCGCTTACAGTCCCTTCATGAAGAATACGCATTACCAAACCGTGCTCGTAAATTCCACATCCAGAAGGCTGAATCTATAAAAAAGCGGTACTGGGAAGAGGGCCGCCGATTGAGATGGCTCGCTTACGCCATGAATAGTATTCTATCATCCCACGGTGAAAGCCCGTGGCGAGTTGTTCTGGTCTCTCTGGGTACTGTTTGTCTTTGGACTCCGCTATATCTGATATTTGGAGTATTTGCAGTATCGGGACCACCAGTGAATGCGCAGGTTGTGGGGATCGGATTCCTCTCTGGGAGTCAAGTACCACAATGGCTCTCAGAAATCCTACTAGCATTCTATTATTCATCGGTCACGTTCACGACACTAGGATATGGAGATATCCAACCTGTAAACACAGCCGCCCAGTACCTCTCGATAATTGAGTCTTTCGCAGGTGCGTTTCTTATGGCTCTTCTAGTATTTGTGCTGGGGCGACAGACTAGCTGGTAA
- a CDS encoding MFS transporter, whose product MARNEAVTVSEVLDRIPVGRFHHRLLAICGGAWAFDGMEVIIISFTLPVLIGAWGLSGLTAGLLGAASLMGMIVGNWWWGWYADRRGRKGAFQWTVLIYSVFTGLTALSVGFYSGFGLRFLTGVGLGGALAVDTSYLSEHLPTDRRGRYLVYLDAFWPIGNVLAVALAWVFLAQLPTNGVVALPVLGAVEGWRLLFVSAALPALLVFVIRSQLHETPYFLARTGDLEAANDRLKAIAETNGEEHTPIEGPITTRPAAGIGRLFEADLRKRTVMIAVAWFAINFGYYGVFIWLPQTVGASGVVGSIYGYFILIGVVQIPGYFSAAYLVERVGRKPTLGVYLVLSGVFTFVFAASMPGVDFLGLGLSGFWPFFGGLLAASFFTLGAWGAIYAYTPELFPTNARATGNGFAGGVGKIAAVIGPILAGALVSRSYLVALLPLAAAFVVGGVVVLAFGRETMGEPLT is encoded by the coding sequence ATGGCACGAAACGAAGCGGTCACCGTGTCGGAAGTGCTCGACAGAATCCCCGTCGGGCGATTTCACCACCGCTTGCTCGCGATCTGTGGCGGCGCGTGGGCGTTCGACGGGATGGAGGTCATCATCATCAGCTTCACCCTGCCGGTGCTGATCGGCGCGTGGGGACTCTCTGGGCTCACGGCGGGGCTGTTGGGTGCGGCGAGCCTGATGGGGATGATCGTCGGCAACTGGTGGTGGGGTTGGTACGCCGACCGCCGCGGGCGGAAGGGGGCCTTCCAGTGGACGGTGCTGATCTACTCGGTGTTCACCGGGCTGACGGCGCTCTCGGTCGGGTTCTACTCGGGCTTCGGGCTCCGATTCCTCACGGGCGTCGGGCTCGGCGGCGCGCTCGCGGTCGACACCTCCTATCTCTCAGAACACCTCCCGACGGACCGTAGAGGCCGGTATCTGGTCTACCTCGACGCCTTCTGGCCGATCGGGAACGTGCTCGCCGTGGCGCTCGCGTGGGTCTTCCTCGCCCAGCTCCCCACCAACGGCGTGGTCGCCCTGCCGGTGCTCGGTGCCGTCGAGGGCTGGCGGTTGCTGTTCGTGAGCGCCGCCCTGCCCGCACTACTCGTGTTCGTGATCCGGTCACAGCTCCACGAGACGCCGTACTTCCTCGCGCGAACGGGCGATCTGGAGGCCGCGAACGACCGACTCAAGGCGATCGCCGAGACCAACGGCGAGGAGCACACGCCGATCGAGGGGCCCATCACGACCCGCCCCGCCGCCGGGATCGGACGCCTGTTCGAGGCCGACCTCCGGAAACGAACGGTGATGATCGCGGTCGCGTGGTTCGCCATCAACTTCGGCTACTACGGGGTGTTCATCTGGTTGCCCCAGACCGTCGGCGCGTCGGGGGTCGTGGGGAGCATCTACGGCTACTTCATCCTCATCGGGGTGGTCCAGATCCCGGGCTACTTCAGCGCGGCCTACCTCGTCGAGCGGGTCGGTCGAAAGCCCACGCTCGGCGTGTACCTCGTTCTCTCGGGGGTGTTCACCTTCGTCTTCGCCGCCTCGATGCCGGGGGTGGACTTCCTCGGGCTCGGGCTCTCGGGCTTCTGGCCGTTCTTCGGTGGATTGCTCGCCGCCTCCTTCTTCACGCTCGGCGCGTGGGGCGCGATCTACGCCTACACACCAGAGTTGTTCCCGACGAACGCGCGGGCGACCGGCAACGGCTTCGCGGGCGGCGTGGGGAAGATCGCCGCCGTCATCGGCCCGATCCTCGCCGGGGCGCTCGTTTCGCGCAGCTATCTGGTCGCACTGCTACCCCTCGCCGCGGCGTTCGTCGTTGGGGGAGTCGTGGTGCTCGCCTTCGGCCGCGAGACGATGGGCGAGCCGCTGACCTGA
- the larE gene encoding ATP-dependent sacrificial sulfur transferase LarE, producing MNTEAKAAAVRESLAERDGVLVAFSGGVDSSVVAALAHDALGDDAVACTAKSETLPEAELDDAKRVAEEIGIDHALAEFSELSSQEFVENDGERCYHCRTMRLSAMFDAARERGIETVCDGTNASDPGEGHRPGLRAVEELDAYSPLLDHDITKEEVREIARSYGLSVADKPSMACLSSRIPTGLEVTEERLSRVERAETLLRTWGFEQFRVRDHDGLARIEVAPDELARALDPDFAQAARDHLTDIGFDHVTLDLGGYRTGSVSPANDDLDLDVEYPTAND from the coding sequence ATGAACACGGAGGCAAAGGCCGCCGCCGTCCGAGAATCGCTCGCCGAGCGCGACGGCGTGCTCGTCGCCTTCTCGGGCGGGGTGGACTCGAGCGTGGTCGCGGCGCTCGCCCACGACGCGCTCGGGGACGACGCGGTGGCGTGTACCGCCAAGAGCGAGACGCTCCCCGAAGCGGAGCTCGACGACGCGAAACGCGTGGCCGAGGAGATCGGGATCGACCACGCGCTCGCCGAGTTCTCGGAGCTCAGTAGTCAGGAATTCGTCGAGAACGACGGCGAGCGGTGCTATCACTGCCGGACGATGCGGCTCTCGGCGATGTTCGACGCCGCGCGCGAGCGCGGGATCGAGACGGTCTGTGACGGCACCAACGCCTCCGATCCAGGCGAAGGTCATCGCCCCGGCCTCCGCGCGGTCGAGGAACTCGACGCCTACTCGCCGCTGCTCGACCACGACATCACCAAAGAAGAGGTCCGTGAGATCGCCCGCAGCTACGGCCTCTCGGTGGCCGACAAACCCTCGATGGCCTGTCTCTCCTCGCGGATCCCAACGGGATTAGAAGTCACCGAGGAGCGCCTCAGCCGGGTCGAACGGGCCGAGACCCTCCTCCGGACGTGGGGGTTCGAGCAGTTCCGGGTTCGCGACCACGACGGCCTCGCGCGGATCGAGGTCGCGCCCGACGAACTGGCGCGCGCGCTCGACCCCGACTTCGCGCAGGCCGCCCGCGACCACCTCACCGACATCGGTTTCGACCACGTGACCCTCGACCTCGGTGGCTACCGGACGGGTAGCGTCAGCCCCGCGAACGACGACCTCGACCTCGACGTCGAGTACCCGACCGCGAACGACTGA
- a CDS encoding histidine phosphatase family protein has product MTTVVCLRHGETDWNADRRLQGWAPTPLNDRGREQAAAAGDHLAASYDVDRLLASDLRRTRETATILHESGVGPEPAFEKTWRERDFGVYQGLTYDEMFTEYPEFAVGRSGESALARTPERGEGLLDLRERVVEGFDRLLAESGTDETILVVTHGGVLYALVSHLTDTDFVTAVDEGGQGNCAVNEFRAVDDGIEAVRTNDTSYRG; this is encoded by the coding sequence ATGACCACCGTCGTCTGCCTCCGCCACGGCGAAACCGACTGGAACGCGGACCGTCGGCTCCAGGGCTGGGCTCCCACCCCGTTGAACGACCGCGGCCGCGAGCAGGCCGCCGCGGCGGGCGACCACCTCGCCGCGAGCTACGACGTCGACCGCCTGCTCGCCTCGGACCTCCGACGCACCCGCGAGACCGCCACCATCCTCCACGAGTCGGGTGTCGGTCCCGAACCTGCCTTCGAGAAGACGTGGCGTGAGCGGGATTTCGGGGTCTATCAAGGCCTCACCTACGACGAGATGTTCACGGAGTATCCCGAGTTCGCGGTCGGGCGCTCGGGCGAGTCCGCGCTCGCGCGCACCCCCGAACGTGGCGAGGGCCTGCTCGACCTCCGCGAGCGCGTGGTCGAGGGGTTCGACCGCCTGCTCGCCGAGTCGGGAACCGACGAAACGATACTGGTCGTCACCCACGGCGGGGTGCTCTACGCCCTCGTCAGCCACCTCACGGACACCGACTTCGTGACGGCCGTCGACGAGGGCGGACAGGGCAACTGCGCCGTCAACGAGTTTCGAGCGGTGGACGACGGGATCGAAGCAGTTCGGACGAACGACACGAGCTACCGGGGGTGA